From one Mya arenaria isolate MELC-2E11 chromosome 4, ASM2691426v1 genomic stretch:
- the LOC128230991 gene encoding cell surface glycoprotein 1-like — translation MALGPTNSDDNKQPAKRADVAYQPTNRDDNKQPAKRADVAYQPTNGDDNKQPANDDNKQPAKRADVANQPTNSDDNKQPAKRADVANQPTNSDDNKQPAKRADVAYQPANSDDNKQPAKRADVANQPTNQPTNSDENKQPAKRAGVANQPTNSDDIKQHVKGADVANQPTNSDDNKQPAKRADIANQPTNSADNKQHVKGADIGYQPTNSDNNKQHVKGAERADVANQPTNSDDNKQPAKRADVANQPTSSDDNKKPAKRVDVADQPTNSDDNKQPAKRADVANQPTNSDDNKQPAKRADVANQPTNSDDNKQPAKRAGEANQPTNQPNDNKQPAKRADVAYKPTNSDNKQPAKRADVAYKPTNSDDNKQHVKGVDVANQPTNSDLLPTNSDRLPTKSEHKFEPAKRADIASLPTNSDCLPTNSEHIIQPVKRADVTCLPTNSDLSTNSEHMIHLAKMANVANLPTNSDRLPTKSEHILQYAKKADVASLPTNSDRLQTNKEHIIQPAKMAGIPSLLTRADVASLPTNSEHIIQSAKRADIASLPTNSNHTIQPVKGADVDSLPTNSDNLPRGLMSLAYQPTVTTQYNLSRGLMSLAYHPKVTAYPSTTCQEGQRRQPTNQQ, via the exons ATGGCCCTAGGACCGACCAACAGTGACGACAATAAACAACCTGCCAAGAGGGCCGACGTAGCTTACCAACCAACCAACCGTGACGACAATAAACAACCAGCCAAGAGGGCCGACGTAGCTTATCAACCAACCAACGGTGACGACAATAAACAACCTGCCAA TGACGACAATAAACAACCTGCCAAGAGGGCCGACGTAGCTAACCAACCAACCAACAGTGACGACAATAAACAACCTGCCAAGAGGGCCGACGTAGCTAACCAACCAACCAACAGTGACGACAATAAACAACCTGCCAAGAGGGCCGACGTAGCTTACCAACCAGCCAACAGTGACGACAATAAACAACCTGCTAAGAGGGCCGACGTAGctaaccaaccaaccaaccaaccaaccaacagTGACGAGAACAAACAACCTGCCAAGAGGGCTGGCGTAGCTAACCAACCAACCAACAGTGACGACATTAAGCAACATGTCAAGGGGGCCGACGTAGCTAACCAACCAACCAACAGTGATGACAATAAACAACCTGCCAAGAGGGCCGACATAGCTAACCAACCAACCAACAGTGCCGACAATAAGCAACATGTCAAGGGTGCCGACATAGGTTATCAACCAACCAACAGTGACAACAATAAGCAACATGTCAAGGGGGCCGAA AGGGCCGACGTAGCTAACCAACCAACCAACAGTGACGACAATAAACAACCTGCCAAGAGGGCCGACGTAGCTAACCAACCAACCAGCAGTGACGACAATAAAAAACCTGCCAAGAGGGTCGACGTAGCTGACCAACCAACCAACAGTGACGACAATAAACAACCTGCCAAGAGGGCCGACGTAGCTAACCAACCAACCAACAGTGACGACAATAAACAACCTGCCAAGAGGGCCGACGTAGCTAACCAACCAACCAACAGTGACGACAATAAACAACCTGCCAAGAGGGCCGGCGAAGctaaccaaccaaccaaccaacc TAACGACAATAAACAACCTGCCAAGAGGGCCGACGTAGCTTACAAACCAACCAACAGTGACAATAAACAACCTGCCAAGAGGGCCGACGTAGCTTACAAACCAACCAACAGTGACGACAATAAACAACATGTCAAGGGGGTCGATGTAGCTAACCAACCAACCAACAGTGACCTCCTACCAACCAACAGTGACCGCCTACCAACCAAAAGTGAGCACAAATTCGAACCTGCCAAGAGGGCGGACATCGCTAGCCTACCTACCAACAGTGACTGTCTACCAACCAACAGTGAGCATATAATACAACCTGTCAAGAGGGCTGATGTCACTTGCCTGCCAACCAACAGTGACCTATCAACCAACAGTGAGCACATGATACATCTTGCCAAGATGGCTAATGTTGCTAACCTGCCAACAAACAGTGACCGCTTACCAACCAAAAGTGAGCACATATTACAATATGCCAAGAAGGCTGACGTTGCTAGCCTACCAACCAATAGTGACCGCCTACAAACCAACAAAGAGCACATAATACAACCTGCCAAGATGGCTGGCATCCCTAGCCTACTAACA AGGGCTGACGTCGCTAGCCTTCCAACCAACAGTGAGCACATAATACAATCTGCCAAGAGGGCTGACATCGCTAGCCTACCAACCAACAGTAACCACACAATACAACCTGTCAAGGGGGCCGATGTCGATAGCTTACCAACCAACAGTGACAACCTTCCAAGAGGGCTGATGTCACTAGCCTACCAACCAACAGTAACCACACAATACAACCTGTCAAGGGGGCTGATGTCACTAGCCTACCACCCAAAAGTGACCGCCTACCCGTCAACAACCTGCCAAGAGGGCCAACGTCGCCAGCCTACCAACCAACAGTGA
- the LOC128231588 gene encoding histone-lysine N-methyltransferase SETD1A-like, whose amino-acid sequence MSRQEQQKKHNFKLVIDPMLHRGGQKIYRFNGIDPADNTLIPVKDPRPRYLRFWSKKNPADLPVPKFQFDEHYIGIPPPNEVTFTNLNDNINRDFLEKMCDSFGKVEEVKIYFNPKNKKHMGIGKVVFTSSKAAKACAAKLNQTSKMGNIMEVYVDQLGTERQKVIDSILENKPKVQMQKPPSPKIDPRTGLPLDISNALHIDHDTPVIPLQQTNAPPPAAYNAGLADPLGLNAPQPPVIPFEQTPSEYNFNANHVDPAFMNTPGSGSIPQGQFNNNNNHNQFNFGGGASSDPRRGSGYGNRNHGNFSTPSASSGFCSTPSGSSNFGNTPLSFDSGIPRTPITPQTPHVNDSKLDFEVHHENRRGRHNKRDRRDSYNNREKKDSYNSRDSYNNREGYNNRDSYNNRERGKDKYGARDTRDRNRRDWRKDERDDWNNRDTRNNRYNEKDRDKNKSDRNKDFRNSREPDIPLPSRNKAPEPAPVFPPPPPPEEEVLPPVVPMFTTPPKPPPLMIPPPQVPLEPVQPVLPSPSQKDEDETRSMSLDSRIQSLLCGFKSPEPAQSKTPPSMKPLSHGQSPMDMAPGSVPAQDDDDRMSLDSTGSGGEPGAIEVHATNTAVPPPHIPNDFPNSSAQVSNWQQQNDLNSFNMPSGYMNNYGNGNYNQNFVNQVNNEINNKISKPKDPKEEADKHELTFSDVLENFVTELKDIMTKDLCKKMVETSAFKSYESWWDDEEAKTKKTVEKSKPEEKPVKPVAVPTEVTPSLQGLFAQPDKPKHPWSKEGEFNIAAAYVNSNMGAGPYGGLLGIRSGMPRLPSFKKKVVQKTPEEIEREERHERREQERRDRRERKQREREERQRIQEQTNKEESESELEEAVSKAKKKSESSSEEGEESEDGEAESSDAAGSSSDEESSSAASSSSESSDDSDESESGSGSDSSSEAASSSSDDDEDQKVSSSRASKKDSDSESEMVKVTTSSSSSSSPATSSGEESGGEEKEEEREVTTQSEAKKRSQEDMEVDTDRTPQKSRSESPVDVETPMSDKEQMDIETSKELDQSPLDKQKTKLPLKTPPTKRGRKRSVQQESPPVNTNHMPDSFSPQDSGTTELSGLSLLSEAASMSVRELVEKSQQRKLPDDGASQDSDENRPRFLSEHAYYAQPANVQEDQESTATLSAEEDNEAEDELRGHRLVWIDHNYCQVPSPQLLAEWTREYEKTQALIKAIERKTVEQQREITKVEDKPKKGRKRKNTLEALADITNKREPKVSRELASLLEPVKPKEIIKYGARTYEEERQVFYNIFNGGIDIEDISYLKKCYEHLLSTDDPMFYWLNDILWVDHPLTNIPDPIPSRKRRKIDYQEIPTSKHKTGCARTEGYYKLSMKEKASYLQHAYNQQKAAEKAKAMEEANTSKTKQTSVRDLRHENRRLHVQLQEFEFSGDLFKFNQLKGRKKALRFSRGGIHDWGLFALEPISQDEMVIEYVGTSLRQSVADLREKQYEASGIGSSYLFRVDGETIIDATKTGNLARFINHSCNPNCYAKVITVDGQKKIVIYSRRDINVNEEITYDYKFPIEDEKIPCLCGASTCRGTLN is encoded by the exons ATGTCTCGACAAGAACAACAGAAGAAACACAACTTCAAGTTGGTCATTGATCCAATGTTACATCGTGGTGGTCAGAAAATCTATCGTTTTAATGGAATTGATCCTGCT GACAACACACTTATTCCAGTGAAAGATCCACGACCAAGATACTTAAGATTCTGGTCAAAGAAAAACCCTGCTGACCTTCCAGTCCCAAAGTTTCAG TTTGACGAACATTACATTGGAATTCCACCTCCCAATGAAGTGACGTTCACAAACCTTAATGACAACATCAACCGTGATTTCCTTGAGAAGATGTGTGATTCTTTTGGCAAGGTGGAGGAAGTCAAGATTTACTTCAaccccaaaaacaaaaaacatatggGCATTGGCAAG GTGGTGTTCACAAGTTCCAAAGCAGCGAAAGCATGTGCTGCCAAGTTAAACCAAACCTCAAAGATGGGAAACATTATGGAAGTTTATGTTGATCAGCTAG GAACTGAGAGGCAGAAAGTGATTGACAGCATACTGGAGAACAAGCCAAAGGTTCAGATGCAGAAGCCACCGTCACCAAAGATAGACCCACGGACCGGCCTGCCACTTGATATATCTAATGCACTACACATAGATCATGACACCCCAGTGATTCCCCTGCAACAAACTAATGCACCTCCTCCGGCAGCATACAATGCTGGGTTGGCAGATCCTCTTGGTCTGAACGCTCCACAGCCACCAGTGATCCCTTTTGAACAAACTCCCTCCGAGTATAACTTCAATGCCAACCATGTGGACCCAGCATTTATGAACACCCCTGGGTCTGGTAGCATTCCCCAGGGACagtttaacaataacaataaccaTAATCAGTTTAACTTTGGTGGAGGTGCAAGTTCTGATCCAAGAAGAGGTAGTGGCTATGGGAATAGAAATCATGGCAACTTCAGTACACCAAGTGCGAGTAGTGGCTTCTGCAGCACACCTAGTGGGTCTAGTAACTTTGGTAATACTCCTTTGAGCTTTGATAGTGGGATACCAAGAACACCAATTACACCACAAACACCACATGTTAATGACTCaaaacttgactttgaggttcACCATGAGAACAGAAGAGGAAGGCACAATAAGCGTGACCGACGAGATAGTTATAATAACAGAGAGAAGAAAGATAGTTATAATAGTAGAGACAGTTACAACAACAGAGAGGGTTACAACAATAGAGATAGTTATAACAACAGGGAAAGGGGAAAGGACAAATACGGAGCACGAGATACCAGAGACAGGAACAGGAGAGACTGGAGAAAAGATGAGAGGGACGACTGGAATAACAGGGACACTCGAAACAACAGATACAATGAGAAAGACAGGGACAAGAATAAGTCTGATAGAAACAAAGACTTTAGAAACAGTCGTGAACCAGACATTCCATTGCCATCAAGAAACAAGGCACCAGAGCCTGCCCCCGTGTTccctcccccaccccctccGGAAGAGGAAGTCTTGCCCCCTGTGGTTCCCATGTTCACCACTCCCCCTAAGCCCCCACCACTTATGATTCCTCCCCCCCAGGTGCCCCTGGAGCCAGTCCAGCCTGTGCTGCCCTCACCGTCGCAGAAGGATGAGGATGAAACCCGTAGTATGAGTCTCGACTCACGTATTCAGAGCCTTCTGTGTGGCTTCAAAAGTCCTGAACCAGCTCAATCCAAAACCCCACCATCCATGAAACCACTATCCCATGGCCAATCACCCATGGACATGGCCCCAGGGTCCGTGCCCGCACAAGATGATGACGACAGAATGAGCTTAGACTCAACAGGCAGCGGGGGAGAACCAGGGGCCATTGAAGTCCATGCAACCAATACAGCTGTGCCTCCCCCGCATATACCTAATGACTTTCCCAACTCCAGTGCTCAAGTGTCAAACTGGCAACAACAGAATGATCTCAATAGCTTCAATATGCCTTCTGGATATATGAACAACTATGGCAATGGAAATTATAACCAAAACTTTGTTAATCaggttaataatgaaataaacaacaaaatatctaAACCCAAAGACCCTAAAGAAGAAGCAGATAAACATGAACTTACATTTAGTGATGTGTTAGAAAACTTTGTTACCGAGTTGAAAGATATTATGACAAAAGACTTGTGCAAGAAAATGGTGGAAACTTCAGCTTTTAAATCTTACGAAAGCTGGTGGGATGATGAAGAAGCGAAGACCAAG AAAACCGTAGAGAAATCCAAGCCAGAGGAGAAGCCAGTTAAGCCAGTGGCCGTCCCGACTGAGGTGACCCCTTCCTTACAGGGTCTGTTTGCCCAACCGGACAAGCCAAAGCACCCCTGGAGCAAAGAGGGAGAGTTCAACATTGCCGCTGCCTATGTAAACAGCAACATGGGGGCAGGGCCGTATGGAGGCCTCTTGGGCATACGATCGGGGATGCCACGACTGCCATCTTTTAAG AAGAAGGTTGTACAGAAGACGCCAGAGGAGATAGAGCGTGAAGAGCGTCATGAGAGGCGTGAGCAGGAGAGACGGGATAGGCGGGAGAGGAAACAACGGGAGCGGGAGGAACGACAGAGAATACAGGAACAGACTAATAAGGAGGAGTCTGAGTCAG AGCTTGAGGAGGCTGTTAGTAAGGCTAAGAAGAAGAGTGAGAGCAGCAGTGAAGAAGGGGAGGAATCTGAGG ATGGAGAGGCCGAGTCATCTGATGCAGCTGGATCATCTAGTGACGAGGAGTCATCTTCGGCAGCCAGCTCCAGTAGTGAGTCCTCTGACGATAGTGATGAGAGTGAAAGTGGCTCTGGGTCTGATTCCAGCAGCGAGGCTGCATCCTCCTCCAGCGATGATGATGAAGACCAGAAGGTTTCTTCATCCAGGGCCTCCAAAAAGGACAG TGACAGTGAGTCTGAGATGGTGAAGGtgacaacatcatcatcatcatcgtcgtcccCTGCCACATCATCAGGGGAGGAGTCTGGCGGGGAGGAGAAGGAAGAAGAGAGGGAGGTTACCACACAGTCCGAGGCTAAGAAGCGCTCACAAGAGGACATGGAGGTGGACACTGACAG AACCCCTCAGAAGTCTCGGTCTGAGTCTCCTGTTGATGTGGAAACACCGATGTCCGACAAGGAGCAGATGGATATAGAGACATCTAAGGAACTTGATCAGTCTCCTCTGGACAAACAGAAAACCAAACTACCTCTTAAAACGCCTCCAACTAAGCGAGGAAGGAAACGATCCGTTCAACAGGAATCACCTCCGGTCAACACCAACCACATGCCTGACAGTTTTAGTCCTCAGGACTCTGGTACTACTGAATTAAGTGGTTTGTCCTTGCTTAGTGAGGCTGCATCAATGTCAGTAAGGGAACTAGTGGAGAAATCTCAGCAGCGAAAACTACCTGATGATGGAGCTTCTCAAGATAGCGATGAAAATCGGCCAAGATTTTTGTCAGAACATGCATACTATGCTCAACCTGCAAATGTTCAGGAGGATCAAGAGTCAACAGCAACTCTGTCTGCTGAGGAGGATAATGAGGCGGAGGATGAACTTCGTGGACATCGCCTTGTCTGGATAGATCACAATTACTGCCAGGTGCCCTCACCCCAGCTCCTGGCAGAGTGGACCAGGGAGTACGAGAAAACACAGGCACTTATTAAGGCTATCGAGAGAAAGACTGTTGAACAGCAGAGAGAAATTACAAAAGTGGAAGATAAGCCTAAGAAAGGCAGAAAGAGAAAGAACACTTTGGAAGCCTTGGCTGATATCACTAATAAGCGAGAGCCTAAAGTCAGCAGAGAGCTTGCTAGTTTACTTGAACCTGTGAAACCAAAGGAAATTATTAAGTATGGAGCTCGGACTTATGAAGAAGAAAGACAAGTGTTCTATAACATTTTCAATGGGGGTattgatatagaggatattagctatttaaaaaagtgctatGAACATTTGTTATCAACAGATGACCCTATGTTTTATTGGTTAAATGACATTCTCTGGGTGGACCATCCCCTCACAAATATTCCAGACCCAATTCCTTCAAGAAAGAGGAGAAAAATAGATTATCAGGAAATTCCAACATCGAAACATAAAACTG GGTGTGCACGTACGGAAGGCTACTACAAGTTGAGTATGAAAGAGAAGGCCTCATACCTGCAACATGCATACAACCAACAGAAGGCAGCTGAGAAGGCCAAGGCTATG GAGGAGGCTAACACCTCCAAGACAAAGCAGACGTCCGTCCGAGACCTGCGGCACGAGAATCGGAGACTTCACGTGCAGTTGCAGGAGTTTGAATTCTCTGGTGATCTCTTCAAGTTTAATCAGCTCAAG GGTCGTAAGAAGGCATTGAGGTTTAGCCGGGGTGGTATCCACGACTGGGGCTTGTTTGCTCTTGAGCCCATCTCCCAGGACGAAATGGTGATCGAGTATGTAGGCACCAGTCTCCGCCAGTCAGTAGCCGACCTTCGAGAGAAGCAGTACGAGGCTAGCGGCATCGGCAGCAGCTACCTATTCCGGGTTGATGGGGAAACTATTATTGATGCTACAAAGACCGGCAACCTTGCTCGCTTTATTAACCACAGCTGTAAT CCCAACTGCTATGCGAAGGTTATCACTGTGGATGGACAGAAGAAAATTGTGATATATTCTCGTCGGGACATTAATGTGAACGAGGAGATAACGTACGACTACAAGTTCCCCATTGAGGATGAGAAGATACCGTGTCTGTGTGGAGCCAGCACCTGTAGAGGCACGCTCAACTAG